One genomic region from Metallosphaera tengchongensis encodes:
- a CDS encoding plasma-membrane proton-efflux P-type ATPase yields the protein MDMEYEKATVDEVLRQLSTQKSGLSEEEATRRLQQYGLNEIRERKESPVLKFLRKFWAPVPWMLEVAVVLTFVLGKYLDMYIIAFLLVFNSVVGFIQENRAENAVEMLKSRLNVQSRVLRDGKWKLIPAKFLVPGDVVHVRMGDIVPADIKLFEGELSVDQSALTGESMPVERGVGSVLYSGSVIRRGEATGIVVLTGGRTYYGKTTELVSAARAESHLEKLILNIVKYLVVVDVALVVALGLFSVASKVSLSDVLPFALIVLIASVPAALPATFTIAMALETLELSKRGVLVTRLTAVEDAASMDVLNLDKTGTITENRMRVGDPVPLNGFQKDDVVRYAYMASDEASQDPIDNAVISCLSERGISMEGFERLNFKPFDPSTKRTEAQVRHQGRILRVLKGAPQVIASIAQVDDLESYNKTLEDLSSRGFRTISVAVGEEKLRVVGILPLYDRPRPDSRAFVEEIKSLGVKPKMVTGDNRLIAKEIAREVNIGQVICDIREVKEKGGSRIEECDVFSEVYPEDKYFIVKSLQEAGHYVGMTGDGVNDAPALKQAEVGIAVANATDVAKASASMVLTHEGLIDVVEAIKSGRRIYQRMLTYTMNKVIKTLQVVLFLTISFFAVRFFVTTPFDIVLLLFLNDFVTMSIATDNVRYSKSPERWNVRKLVTASLVLASLILIESFLVLWIGLRQGLSQGEIHTLVFDMLVMSGQFTVYVVRERRHMWSSLPSKFLLLASGLDLLFVILISWFGILVTPLPPLYIVEVLLITLVFSLVVDVIKNVTFKAVKI from the coding sequence ATAGACATGGAATACGAAAAAGCCACAGTTGATGAAGTCCTTAGACAGTTGTCCACCCAGAAGTCAGGGCTCTCGGAGGAAGAGGCCACAAGGAGACTCCAGCAGTACGGCCTCAACGAGATAAGAGAAAGGAAGGAGAGTCCAGTCCTCAAGTTCCTGAGGAAGTTTTGGGCTCCAGTCCCCTGGATGCTGGAGGTTGCTGTAGTGCTCACTTTCGTCCTAGGTAAGTACCTGGACATGTACATCATAGCTTTCCTACTGGTTTTCAACTCCGTGGTCGGGTTCATCCAGGAGAACAGGGCAGAAAACGCTGTGGAGATGCTCAAGAGCAGGCTCAACGTGCAGTCCAGGGTTCTGAGGGACGGTAAATGGAAGCTTATTCCAGCTAAATTCCTAGTTCCAGGGGACGTGGTTCACGTTAGGATGGGTGACATCGTACCTGCAGACATCAAGTTGTTTGAGGGGGAACTATCTGTTGACCAGTCAGCTTTAACCGGGGAGTCAATGCCAGTTGAAAGGGGGGTGGGTTCCGTTTTGTATTCCGGTTCAGTGATAAGAAGGGGAGAAGCCACGGGGATTGTGGTACTCACAGGAGGGAGGACGTATTACGGAAAGACCACTGAACTGGTGAGCGCAGCGCGGGCGGAGTCCCACCTAGAGAAGTTAATACTTAACATCGTGAAATATCTCGTGGTGGTAGACGTTGCCCTAGTCGTTGCCCTAGGACTGTTCTCAGTAGCATCAAAAGTAAGCCTCTCCGACGTGCTCCCCTTTGCCTTGATTGTCCTAATTGCCTCTGTGCCTGCCGCATTACCTGCGACCTTTACAATAGCCATGGCACTCGAGACCCTTGAGCTATCCAAAAGGGGAGTCCTGGTAACTCGGCTAACGGCAGTCGAGGACGCGGCCTCCATGGACGTCCTCAACCTAGATAAGACTGGGACTATTACGGAGAACAGGATGAGGGTTGGGGACCCAGTCCCCCTAAACGGATTCCAGAAGGACGACGTAGTCAGGTACGCTTACATGGCGTCTGACGAGGCCAGCCAAGATCCCATAGACAACGCCGTGATCTCCTGCTTGAGTGAGAGAGGGATATCCATGGAGGGGTTTGAGAGGCTGAACTTCAAGCCCTTCGATCCATCCACCAAGAGGACTGAGGCTCAGGTCAGACACCAAGGTAGGATCCTTAGGGTACTCAAGGGGGCCCCTCAAGTTATAGCCTCCATAGCTCAGGTGGACGACCTGGAAAGCTACAACAAGACTCTGGAGGACCTCTCCTCAAGGGGGTTTCGGACGATATCGGTAGCAGTGGGCGAGGAGAAGTTGAGGGTAGTCGGGATCTTACCACTCTACGACAGACCCAGACCTGACAGCAGGGCGTTCGTTGAGGAGATAAAGTCCCTGGGAGTTAAACCAAAGATGGTCACAGGGGACAACAGGTTGATAGCAAAGGAGATCGCGAGGGAAGTCAACATAGGCCAAGTTATTTGCGACATTAGGGAGGTCAAGGAGAAGGGAGGAAGCAGGATAGAGGAATGCGATGTCTTCTCAGAGGTTTACCCTGAGGATAAGTACTTCATCGTCAAGAGTCTACAGGAGGCTGGACATTACGTGGGTATGACAGGGGACGGAGTCAATGACGCCCCTGCGCTCAAGCAGGCCGAGGTAGGGATAGCTGTAGCAAACGCGACTGACGTAGCTAAGGCTTCAGCTAGCATGGTCCTCACCCATGAGGGTCTCATAGACGTGGTGGAGGCAATAAAGAGTGGGAGGAGGATCTACCAAAGGATGTTGACCTACACCATGAATAAAGTCATAAAGACGCTCCAAGTTGTGCTCTTTCTGACCATCTCCTTCTTCGCGGTGAGGTTCTTTGTGACGACGCCCTTCGATATAGTCCTCCTCCTCTTCCTGAATGATTTCGTGACCATGTCAATAGCCACTGATAACGTGAGGTATTCCAAGAGCCCGGAGAGATGGAACGTGCGGAAGCTCGTCACAGCGTCACTTGTCCTCGCCTCCCTGATCCTGATCGAGTCGTTCCTAGTGCTCTGGATAGGCTTAAGACAGGGGTTAAGCCAGGGTGAGATACACACCCTCGTCTTCGACATGTTAGTCATGAGCGGGCAGTTCACAGTATACGTGGTCAGGGAGAGGAGACATATGTGGTCTTCCCTTCCAAGCAAGTTCCTCCTCTTGGCCAGTGGGTTAGACCTACTTTTCGTCATTTTAATTTCCTGGTTTGGGATACTGGTTACTCCATTGCCTCCCCTTTACATAGTTGAGGTGCTACTGATTACGTTGGTCTTCTCATTGGTGGTAGACGTCATAAAAAACGTAACGTTTAAGGCAGTGAAGATTTAG
- the thiC gene encoding phosphomethylpyrimidine synthase ThiC, which translates to MTQISSARMGQVTEEIKRISEVEGTLPEKIRDGVASGRVVILKNEGRSLRRYTALGEGLLTKVNVNLGASTDHYNVEDEMRKVEVANRYGADAVMDLTDGGDIDLVRRQVLERADMPVGTVPIYQVYYEMVARKKYVIDFSEDDLFNVIRKHLKDGVDFITVHTGITLDLARKLSERRRVAGVVSRGGTIMAAWSLHNQKENPLFSEFDYLLEIAKEFDVTLSLGDALRPGGIADAHDEFQVAELINNARLAKRANESGVQVMIEGPGHMPLDQIEMDVKLEKELTGGKPYYVLGILPTDIAAGYDHIAGAIGGAVAASAGADMLCYLTPAEHLSLPTPDQVKEGLIAFKIAAHVGDLVKLGEKVRSVDREMSEARSSLNWMKMFSLTFDRERAIQIYSQYKDRPLGSCTMCGDLCVYLVLPRVTEKLRGRDKT; encoded by the coding sequence ATGACTCAAATCTCGAGTGCAAGGATGGGCCAAGTCACCGAGGAAATCAAAAGAATATCTGAGGTTGAGGGCACGTTACCGGAGAAAATTAGGGACGGAGTAGCGAGTGGGAGAGTCGTGATCCTCAAGAATGAGGGGAGATCCCTAAGGAGGTACACCGCCTTAGGGGAGGGGCTCCTCACTAAGGTGAACGTGAACCTGGGGGCGTCCACTGACCACTACAACGTAGAGGATGAGATGAGGAAGGTAGAAGTAGCCAATAGGTATGGAGCGGACGCAGTTATGGATCTGACTGACGGAGGTGACATAGACCTGGTCAGGAGGCAGGTCTTGGAGAGGGCCGACATGCCAGTAGGGACTGTACCCATATATCAAGTGTACTATGAAATGGTCGCTAGGAAGAAGTATGTCATAGACTTCTCAGAGGACGACCTGTTCAATGTGATCAGGAAACACCTTAAAGACGGTGTTGACTTCATTACAGTCCACACTGGTATTACCTTGGATCTGGCTAGGAAGCTCTCCGAGAGGAGGAGGGTTGCGGGTGTGGTGAGTAGGGGCGGGACTATCATGGCAGCCTGGTCGCTACACAACCAGAAGGAGAACCCGCTCTTCTCAGAGTTTGATTACCTTCTAGAGATAGCGAAGGAGTTTGACGTAACTTTGAGCCTAGGGGATGCCCTCCGCCCAGGGGGGATAGCTGATGCCCACGACGAGTTTCAAGTGGCCGAGCTAATAAACAACGCTAGGCTTGCTAAAAGGGCAAACGAATCCGGAGTCCAAGTGATGATTGAGGGACCAGGCCACATGCCCTTGGATCAGATAGAGATGGACGTGAAGTTGGAGAAGGAGCTTACTGGGGGTAAACCCTACTACGTCTTAGGGATACTTCCGACAGACATAGCAGCGGGTTACGACCACATCGCTGGAGCCATCGGGGGAGCCGTTGCTGCCTCGGCTGGAGCTGACATGTTGTGTTACCTCACGCCGGCCGAACACCTATCCCTCCCGACCCCTGACCAGGTTAAGGAGGGGTTAATCGCTTTCAAGATAGCTGCCCACGTAGGGGACTTAGTAAAGCTAGGTGAGAAGGTGAGGTCTGTGGATAGGGAAATGAGCGAAGCGAGGTCATCGTTAAACTGGATGAAGATGTTTTCCCTCACGTTTGACAGGGAGAGGGCAATCCAAATCTACTCACAGTACAAGGATAGGCCATTGGGGTCTTGCACCATGTGCGGAGACCTTTGCGTCTACCTTGTCCTGCCTAGAGTTACTGAGAAATTGAGAGGACGGGATAAAACTTGA
- a CDS encoding MFS transporter → MDRKARETLLILISVSLLINYVETMVVPAVPKIQQDFSTTETLVAWVTSAFTIVGAVVSPVFGKLGDIFGKRRVYLLSMTFYSIAVVMAGFSPNIYFLIGARAVQGLGFAAFPLSLAIITDILPPEMIATAQGIISGTMGIGTALGLVVGAYIDQDLGWQYAFHIAFVISLLLLILAFKLVPETGVRKKTTIDYIGLGSLSAGVTLILVYLTQESSWGWLSASSLSLLVPGLAFIAFFAWYEQRAKSPVIELKLMKIRNVMVANVAGLISGIMILALFYGVIYYTQLPHPFGLDLDVISAGLTLAPATLVMFVVGPVLGRLINRTGPKPILALGSLVMMLGFYMMIINRSTPLDVTVDTVVGMVGLLCLMIPIVNMISVSLPPEDRGVGIGMNTLIRNIGSSVGPVITTSIMSSYQGAYVLPFDGTYMVEILPSSTAFDLIFTVGIFMAVLNLILSVTVKNYRFSAKPKKEVIVESK, encoded by the coding sequence ATGGACAGAAAGGCAAGGGAAACCCTTCTAATACTCATCTCTGTGTCCCTCCTCATAAACTACGTTGAGACTATGGTCGTCCCAGCAGTCCCCAAGATACAGCAAGACTTCAGCACCACCGAGACCCTAGTGGCTTGGGTGACCTCGGCTTTCACCATCGTGGGGGCCGTAGTTTCCCCAGTCTTCGGCAAGTTGGGGGACATCTTCGGAAAGAGGAGAGTCTACCTTCTATCCATGACCTTTTACAGCATAGCAGTAGTGATGGCTGGCTTTTCGCCCAACATCTACTTCCTCATAGGGGCTAGGGCAGTACAGGGCCTAGGCTTCGCCGCCTTCCCTCTCTCCTTGGCCATAATTACAGACATTCTACCTCCAGAGATGATAGCCACGGCCCAGGGGATAATAAGCGGGACCATGGGTATAGGGACTGCCCTCGGTCTTGTGGTAGGTGCGTATATTGACCAGGACCTTGGGTGGCAGTACGCCTTCCACATAGCCTTCGTTATATCACTCCTGCTCCTGATCCTGGCGTTTAAGCTCGTCCCTGAGACAGGCGTAAGGAAGAAGACGACCATTGACTACATAGGACTTGGGAGCTTAAGCGCTGGAGTTACCTTAATCCTAGTGTACCTAACCCAGGAGTCCAGCTGGGGATGGTTATCCGCCAGTTCCCTCTCGCTGTTAGTCCCAGGGTTAGCCTTCATCGCTTTCTTTGCCTGGTACGAGCAGAGGGCTAAGAGCCCAGTCATAGAGTTAAAGCTGATGAAGATAAGGAACGTCATGGTAGCCAACGTAGCTGGTCTAATATCTGGGATAATGATCCTCGCCCTATTTTACGGGGTGATATATTACACCCAACTCCCACATCCCTTTGGGCTCGACCTTGACGTGATCTCAGCGGGGCTGACCTTAGCTCCAGCGACTCTAGTAATGTTCGTGGTAGGGCCGGTCCTAGGGAGGTTGATAAATAGGACAGGGCCTAAGCCGATCCTAGCGTTAGGCTCCCTAGTGATGATGTTGGGTTTCTACATGATGATAATAAATAGGTCTACTCCCTTAGACGTAACCGTTGATACAGTGGTCGGGATGGTAGGGCTCCTGTGCTTGATGATACCCATTGTCAACATGATATCTGTCTCCCTTCCTCCAGAGGACAGGGGTGTTGGAATAGGCATGAACACCTTGATCAGGAACATAGGTAGCTCCGTTGGCCCAGTCATTACCACGTCCATAATGTCGTCATACCAAGGAGCGTATGTGTTACCCTTCGACGGGACCTACATGGTGGAGATCCTCCCTAGTTCCACAGCCTTCGACCTAATCTTCACTGTAGGGATATTTATGGCTGTCCTAAACTTGATCCTCTCCGTGACGGTGAAAAACTACAGGTTCAGCGCAAAACCTAAGAAAGAGGTAATTGTGGAGTCAAAGTGA
- the uvsE gene encoding UV DNA damage repair endonuclease UvsE, giving the protein MKVGYVSTNYSIGCDADKTLRLSSLLPDKVLKVSLSNLECLRKILAWNLEHGITFFRISSNTVPFASHPKLNLDWRRELQHVLGEIGDFVREHSMRISMHPGQFVVINSHRDDVVRSSLEELMYHADLLDLMGLRDAHVQIHVGSSKGGKAQSLDRFIHTYQQLPENVKSKLVIENDDRIFNVKDCLELSSRIKIPVVLDNLHHSLNNSGESFIEAFEKVRLTWTERPMLDYSEQERGAKPGVHASTLSEDNFAKFAEGLDGVDVMLEVKDKEKSALKAVRILREMGKLE; this is encoded by the coding sequence GTGAAAGTAGGATACGTCTCGACTAACTACTCCATAGGTTGCGACGCTGACAAGACCTTGAGGTTAAGCTCCCTCCTTCCAGATAAAGTCCTTAAGGTTTCCTTGTCCAACCTTGAGTGTCTAAGGAAGATACTGGCATGGAACCTTGAACATGGAATAACCTTTTTCCGGATCAGCTCCAACACTGTACCCTTCGCGTCCCATCCCAAGTTAAACCTGGACTGGAGGAGAGAACTTCAGCACGTCCTAGGGGAAATAGGTGATTTCGTGAGGGAGCATTCAATGAGGATATCCATGCACCCTGGTCAGTTCGTGGTCATAAACTCCCATAGGGATGACGTGGTGAGATCGAGCTTGGAGGAACTTATGTACCACGCAGACCTCCTTGACTTAATGGGATTAAGGGACGCCCACGTACAGATACACGTCGGGAGCTCTAAGGGAGGGAAGGCCCAGTCGTTGGACAGGTTTATACACACTTACCAACAACTACCCGAAAACGTCAAGTCCAAGTTAGTGATAGAGAACGATGACAGGATATTTAACGTCAAAGACTGTCTTGAGCTCAGCTCGAGGATTAAGATCCCAGTAGTCCTGGACAATCTCCACCATTCCCTCAACAATAGTGGTGAGAGCTTTATTGAGGCATTCGAGAAGGTTAGGCTGACCTGGACGGAGAGGCCGATGTTGGACTACAGCGAACAGGAGAGGGGTGCTAAGCCTGGGGTACATGCGTCGACCTTAAGTGAGGACAACTTTGCAAAGTTCGCTGAGGGACTAGACGGTGTTGACGTAATGTTAGAGGTAAAGGATAAAGAGAAGAGTGCCTTAAAGGCTGTGAGGATATTAAGGGAAATGGGTAAACTTGAGTAA
- the crn1 gene encoding CRISPR-associated ring nuclease Crn1: protein MAKLIATLGTSPGGVFETYVNLTSGNYEGENAVPADITEVYVIRTTDKSVEFAWKLVKAIFACCKGEGVNLADIPIPIQDINSTQDFKVFKSGVLSRISVGDYVDFTGGRKAMGVAAALSARERGAHVLTTIIPQGEYNRISEEIKGLTSKENLVEMAGKGNCSEVKDVICRLVSKNARTVLLY from the coding sequence ATGGCAAAACTGATAGCTACCCTGGGGACCTCTCCAGGAGGTGTGTTTGAGACATACGTGAATTTAACGTCTGGAAACTACGAAGGAGAAAATGCGGTGCCCGCTGACATAACCGAAGTGTACGTAATAAGAACCACAGATAAGTCAGTAGAGTTCGCGTGGAAGCTGGTTAAAGCCATCTTTGCGTGCTGTAAAGGGGAGGGAGTTAACCTGGCTGACATTCCCATACCTATCCAGGATATCAACAGTACGCAGGACTTCAAGGTGTTTAAGAGTGGCGTCTTATCCAGGATATCCGTTGGAGATTACGTTGATTTTACTGGGGGAAGGAAAGCCATGGGCGTAGCCGCTGCGCTCTCAGCGAGGGAGAGGGGTGCCCACGTATTGACCACAATAATCCCTCAAGGTGAGTACAATAGGATATCAGAGGAAATAAAGGGTCTTACTTCTAAGGAGAACCTAGTGGAGATGGCAGGTAAAGGTAACTGCAGTGAAGTGAAGGACGTTATTTGCAGGTTGGTGTCAAAGAACGCAAGGACTGTATTACTCTATTAA
- a CDS encoding urease subunit gamma, with the protein MFLTPKEQEKLLISVAADVARRRREKGLKLNYPETVAIITDFIIESAREGKPISRIVKEAQELLTADDVMEMVPSMLDVVQVEATFPDGTKLVTVRNPIKAERVNHVKVQEGWVEVPEEIEIEVTNTGDRPIQVGSHYHFFEVNRALKFDREKAFGMRLSIPSGTSVRFEPGQTRTVKLRSMGGLRRVTGLNGLTEGSLNVGKDEAMRRAKEEKFI; encoded by the coding sequence ATGTTTCTAACTCCAAAGGAGCAGGAAAAACTGCTCATATCAGTTGCTGCGGATGTGGCTAGGAGGAGAAGGGAGAAGGGACTTAAGTTAAATTACCCTGAGACAGTGGCCATAATTACGGACTTCATTATCGAAAGCGCCAGGGAGGGTAAGCCAATTTCAAGAATAGTGAAAGAGGCTCAGGAACTGCTCACTGCGGATGACGTTATGGAGATGGTTCCCTCCATGCTAGATGTGGTCCAAGTTGAGGCGACCTTTCCAGACGGGACAAAGCTAGTCACTGTTAGGAACCCAATAAAGGCTGAGCGCGTTAATCATGTCAAGGTCCAGGAGGGATGGGTAGAGGTTCCGGAGGAGATCGAGATAGAGGTCACCAATACAGGAGACAGGCCAATCCAGGTAGGGTCTCACTACCATTTCTTTGAGGTCAATAGGGCGCTTAAGTTCGACAGAGAGAAGGCGTTCGGGATGCGGCTTTCGATACCCTCAGGAACGTCCGTCAGATTTGAGCCTGGGCAGACAAGGACTGTGAAGCTCAGAAGCATGGGTGGTTTAAGGAGAGTTACGGGACTTAACGGGTTGACTGAGGGCTCCCTAAACGTTGGTAAGGACGAGGCTATGAGAAGAGCTAAGGAGGAGAAATTTATATGA
- the ureC gene encoding urease subunit alpha, which produces MKIERERYVELYGPTEGDSVRLGDTDLWLTVERDMIAKGEELVFGAGKTARDGLGLLPNSREENVMDLIITNAVVFDPVLGVVKADIGIKDGVIVSIGHGGNPFTMDGVDFVLGSSTEVVSAEGLIATPGFVDTHIHWISPQQVMDALSAGFTTLIGGGTGPAEGTKATTVTPGSWNLRMMFRALDLYPINYGLTAKGSSSSLAMEQVLDQGACGFKIHEDWGAMPRVVDETLTLADLRDVQVTIHTDTSNESGFFEDTLRAIDGRTIHAYHVEGAGGGHAPDIIRIAGEPNVLPSSTNPTKPYTVHTYEEHLDMLMAVHHLNPKVPEDVSYAESRIREETMAAEDYLHDIGAISMMSSDSQAMGRVGETGIRTFQLAHKMKSLNLVPMGDNERALRYLAKITINPAITHGISDYVGSLTPGLLADVVLWDPRFFPAKPYMVIKGGAVAWALMGDTNASIAYAQPVVYKPMFGYADRSLSLLFSSLDGVERAEKEVKRKVVPVKNTRGLGKSNMRRNDSLPKIEVDPDKYEVKVNGVVPRVPPSERLPLTNLFFMF; this is translated from the coding sequence ATGAAAATTGAAAGAGAACGTTACGTGGAGCTTTACGGTCCCACAGAGGGAGATTCGGTTAGGTTGGGTGATACCGACCTTTGGTTGACTGTGGAGAGGGACATGATAGCTAAAGGCGAGGAACTGGTATTCGGTGCAGGAAAGACAGCTAGGGACGGGCTCGGACTCCTGCCCAACTCCAGAGAGGAGAACGTCATGGACTTAATTATAACAAACGCTGTAGTGTTCGATCCAGTTTTAGGAGTGGTTAAGGCTGATATAGGGATTAAGGACGGGGTAATCGTGAGTATTGGACATGGGGGAAATCCCTTCACCATGGATGGGGTAGACTTCGTTCTTGGCTCCTCCACTGAGGTAGTTTCGGCTGAGGGATTGATAGCCACTCCAGGATTCGTGGACACACATATCCACTGGATATCCCCACAGCAAGTAATGGACGCATTATCGGCAGGTTTCACCACCTTGATAGGAGGGGGGACAGGTCCGGCAGAGGGAACAAAGGCTACCACAGTCACCCCAGGGTCATGGAACCTTAGAATGATGTTTAGGGCTTTAGACCTCTACCCAATTAACTATGGTTTAACAGCAAAAGGATCTTCCTCCTCATTGGCGATGGAGCAGGTATTGGATCAGGGAGCGTGCGGTTTCAAGATCCACGAGGACTGGGGAGCCATGCCTAGAGTAGTGGACGAGACCTTGACCTTAGCGGACCTCCGTGACGTGCAGGTTACTATACACACTGATACCTCAAACGAGAGCGGTTTCTTTGAGGACACGTTAAGGGCCATAGACGGGAGAACCATACACGCTTATCACGTGGAAGGAGCTGGAGGCGGACATGCTCCCGATATCATAAGAATTGCTGGTGAACCCAACGTTTTACCGTCATCCACCAACCCAACAAAGCCATATACAGTTCACACGTATGAGGAGCACTTGGATATGCTTATGGCGGTGCACCATCTCAACCCCAAGGTGCCTGAGGACGTGTCCTACGCTGAGTCCAGGATAAGGGAGGAGACCATGGCCGCAGAGGATTACCTACACGACATAGGGGCTATCAGTATGATGTCCTCAGATTCCCAAGCCATGGGGAGAGTTGGTGAGACTGGGATTAGAACCTTTCAATTGGCCCATAAGATGAAGTCCCTAAACCTAGTCCCCATGGGAGACAACGAGAGGGCACTGCGCTACCTAGCTAAGATAACTATAAACCCTGCCATAACCCATGGAATATCGGATTACGTAGGTTCCCTTACTCCAGGTTTGCTAGCTGACGTAGTGCTCTGGGACCCTAGGTTCTTCCCAGCTAAGCCCTACATGGTAATAAAAGGCGGTGCGGTAGCCTGGGCATTGATGGGGGACACAAATGCATCCATAGCCTACGCACAGCCAGTAGTCTACAAACCAATGTTTGGATACGCCGATCGTTCCCTGTCTCTTCTATTTTCTTCCCTGGACGGTGTTGAAAGGGCGGAGAAGGAGGTAAAGAGAAAGGTGGTTCCGGTTAAGAACACTAGGGGTTTGGGTAAGTCAAATATGAGAAGAAACGATTCCCTACCAAAGATCGAGGTAGATCCTGATAAATATGAGGTCAAGGTCAACGGAGTAGTTCCAAGAGTACCCCCTTCAGAGAGGCTACCTTTGACTAACCTATTCTTCATGTTCTGA
- a CDS encoding urease accessory protein UreE: MENVKRLDVAPVGAQVKDLEVDRISLSKGRVRIRCEDGEHVLNLRGLRDGDYFMWRNSVYRLMQSKERVLKFTLKDSWEAFKLGFAIGNLHQRVMVQDNFVYLSIEENKVLQEAFSDFKPEVVETKFFPNLEIPIRGEVIDFVDH, from the coding sequence ATGGAGAACGTAAAAAGACTAGATGTAGCTCCAGTAGGGGCACAAGTCAAAGATCTCGAGGTGGATAGGATCTCCCTAAGCAAGGGAAGGGTGAGGATTAGGTGCGAGGACGGTGAACACGTCCTAAACCTCCGTGGGTTAAGGGACGGGGACTACTTCATGTGGAGGAACTCAGTTTATCGGTTAATGCAAAGTAAAGAGAGAGTCCTTAAGTTCACATTAAAGGACTCTTGGGAGGCCTTCAAGTTAGGATTCGCCATCGGAAACTTACATCAAAGAGTCATGGTTCAGGACAACTTCGTTTACCTTTCCATAGAAGAGAACAAGGTCCTGCAGGAAGCCTTCTCGGACTTTAAACCTGAAGTTGTGGAGACTAAGTTCTTCCCAAACCTGGAAATACCAATAAGGGGGGAGGTAATAGACTTTGTGGATCATTAA
- a CDS encoding urease accessory protein UreF yields MWIIKAFHLFDSSLPLGSFNYSFGIEEAYYQGYDVKGFIRTVIRNVVERGDVPLARMAFKDPERANELAIASKVTKELRESSLNMGRSLAKLGLCKDTFVTRVRDGLSQGAYPVVVARCCVSMRIDEEVCLAGLLYSELSQMVYSAVRLGAINFVEGQNLIEETISDVSLSEDFEPFCPVLDVLSINHERREPKVFMS; encoded by the coding sequence TTGTGGATCATTAAGGCCTTTCACCTCTTCGACAGTTCCCTTCCCTTAGGTTCGTTCAACTATTCGTTTGGAATTGAGGAGGCTTACTATCAAGGGTATGACGTGAAGGGTTTCATAAGAACTGTGATCAGGAACGTCGTGGAGAGGGGAGACGTACCCTTGGCGAGGATGGCATTCAAGGATCCGGAAAGGGCCAATGAGCTGGCGATAGCCTCTAAGGTTACCAAGGAGCTCCGTGAATCTAGCCTGAACATGGGTAGGTCCCTAGCTAAGCTTGGACTGTGTAAAGATACCTTTGTAACTAGAGTTAGGGACGGGCTCAGTCAAGGCGCCTATCCTGTGGTTGTGGCTAGATGTTGTGTCTCCATGAGAATTGATGAGGAGGTGTGCTTAGCAGGGCTCTTGTACTCTGAGCTCTCTCAGATGGTGTACTCAGCGGTTAGGTTAGGAGCCATAAACTTCGTGGAGGGGCAAAACCTAATCGAGGAGACCATAAGCGACGTTAGTTTGAGCGAAGATTTTGAGCCTTTCTGTCCAGTACTTGATGTTCTCTCCATTAATCATGAGAGGAGAGAGCCCAAGGTGTTCATGTCATGA
- the ureG gene encoding urease accessory protein UreG — protein MIRVGVLGPVGSGKTSLIEFLTRYYAKKFRVAILTNDVVSSYDAMRIYENLVRKDGILPKDNLLGIVTGGCPHTAIREDPSLNLRALETLEARVKPDLVFIESGGDNVMSTFSTALADYTIFVLDTSAGDKYPEKGGLGISESDLLVINKVDLAPYVNADLEKMRKGSMKVRKGKPTIFVSLKSGEGIDDLLKVLNEELGLETSPKG, from the coding sequence ATGATTAGGGTAGGAGTTTTGGGTCCTGTAGGCTCAGGAAAGACTAGCCTAATAGAGTTCCTCACAAGATATTACGCCAAGAAATTTAGGGTAGCAATCTTGACTAATGACGTGGTCTCCTCCTATGACGCAATGAGGATTTACGAGAACTTGGTTAGGAAGGACGGTATATTACCAAAGGATAATCTGCTGGGTATAGTCACAGGAGGATGTCCTCACACTGCAATCAGAGAAGACCCATCCCTAAACCTGAGGGCCCTGGAAACCCTAGAGGCTAGGGTCAAACCTGACTTAGTCTTCATAGAGAGTGGGGGCGACAACGTCATGTCCACCTTCAGTACTGCACTGGCTGACTACACAATATTCGTCCTTGACACCTCTGCAGGAGATAAGTACCCTGAAAAGGGAGGGCTTGGGATAAGCGAGAGCGATCTACTGGTCATAAACAAGGTAGACCTAGCACCTTACGTGAACGCCGACCTTGAAAAGATGAGGAAGGGCTCTATGAAGGTCAGAAAGGGGAAACCCACGATTTTCGTGAGCTTGAAGAGCGGTGAGGGAATTGATGACCTGCTAAAGGTATTGAATGAGGAGTTGGGGCTTGAGACATCTCCTAAGGGTTAG